Genomic segment of Leishmania panamensis strain MHOM/PA/94/PSC-1 chromosome 20 sequence:
ACTTGGTGGACGCTACAGCAACACGCTGCTACAGGCACTACTGGTGCTGATCAAGCGCCCGCCGCCGGAGGGGAAGAAACTCCTGGTGGTCGGCACCACAGCGCAGTATGACATCATGGACAGCCTGGAGCTAGGGGCGTGCTTCTCGGTTAAGTTGCACCTGCCTGGTGTTCCTGTGCCAGCGATCCCGAAAGTGTGCGAGGGACTCGGCCTCACCTTCGCCTCTCAGCAGGACATGGACAGCTGCTTGAGTCTCATGTTGCATGATATTCCGATGAAGCAGCTGATGCTACTTCTGGAGATGGCTTCAGAGCAGAAGGGCAGCGGGCGGCCGCTCATCACGTACCAGTCCATGTTGCGGGCCAAGGAGTCTGTTGGGGGGTACTAGAGATGCAGACGGGCCCCAGagattgtgtgtgtgtgttcagGCATACGCGcagcccctcttccccattAGCCACAGCCGCCCAAGCATACATCCCAGCTGCCCCCATGCGAcgccccgcctccccccccccctctggaGCCATCCGTGATTTTGCTGCTATCTTGAATGTGGGCCTGCCTCCTGTTGTTGCTCGCCAACCAGGCCGGGATGACTTTCTTAGGCCTTTTCGGTCATAAGTGTCTGTGTGATCACTCCCGGACGGGGCGCCAGCACTATCGCTTCGTTGTCTCTCGCTACTTTTCCCCGAGTGGGGAAGTAGAAGGGAGTGCACCACTTGGGTCTGCTTGCGCATGTCTGTATACGTCACACACTGTGCACTGGGGTGcatgaagggaggggaacgGGGGTCCAATATAGCGTGAGGAAGAGTGCAAGAGTCGGTAAGGGAACGAGTGGGGAAGCACAGGTGTGTCTTGcgtcctcttcttcttttccttttggTTGGGGGATGTGCTCGCCTGTGCTTTCACAATCGATGCGTGGCCCAAAGGTacgaagaaaaggaagcgaCTTAATCTGCATACATCCTACTGTCTATATTAtgcctgtgcttgtgtgctttGTTTGTGAGAGAGTACGACGGAAGGAGTCGAGGTGCTCCGTGTGTCTTCTCCTGGCGGTCGCTGCGCCCTTCCGTCTCGAGAACCCCCGCCTGCTGTCATGAAGTTTTCTGTGCGTTTCGCGCGCGGTCTAAAGTCGTCGCGAAGGtcggtgctgttgctgcaaaTGATGGATCCACATCGCTTCCAGTGAAGGCGGAAAAcaagggaagaaaagcgcCGTTGCACAGCtggagagaggtgggcgTCATTATGGCTCACTCTTATCTGGAccggcccccccccaccctcccctcgtCGGTGGGCCTCCTCGTTGCGTGGGCAAAGAAACGCAGTGAGTAGGCGGCTAAACTAGTAGGTTTCTTCAGCGCAGATCGTGCGGCCCATCTTCTACGTGGAAGAGGCAGTGGCATCGTAGTGAGCCCGCCTCTCCACTCTCCCAACTCCACCCTCTCACCCATTTTGCTTCAACACTCGCCGCTTTTCGCTCATATGCTGCTCTCGGGAGGTACCCCTTCTACCTTGCACTGGCGGGTCTCTGGACTCCCTGTGTTCTAGTGGTTGCcgtgttttgtttttgctttttCCTGCTTGCTAGCGCCAACGCATGATGCGGCAAGTGTGAATACAAATACATATACGCATACGTACAAGTATAGCTATATTCCGCATTAtgtccctcctctcctcgcgTGGGGTCACGCCGCCTGCACCAGCTTTTTCGGCAGCGGCCAAGGATGCGCCACAGGCCCCGCGTAACTTTCGTCGCGCCGCCGTGCTGACATACCGCACGGCGCCGCACCCGAGCGACTCGATTGAAGGCATCTTCGAGGCGCTCCTCATGCTGGCAGCGGATCAATTGGACCCAAATGGTGAGGTGCGAGAAAGCAGCGCGTCTCGCGCCGAGAAGAGGGGCTGGCTCGGGCGCGCGTGGAGACACGTGGTGAACTACGCCTCCAGCAACCTGTGGCAGATGCACCAGGCCGACTTCCTCAAGGCCTTCTCTCGCCAGCTCGAGCTGAACCCGGCGGAGGAGTCGAGCACGGTGATGGTAAGCTGTCAGTGCTTCATGGTCAGCGGCGGCAAGCTGCATTTCGGCTCTCTTTTTGCCACAAACTGTGGCTTATACTTTTGTTCTTGCACACCAGAGACAGCGCTAGCGGCTGCCACAGCCGCGGAATACGATGCTAGCTCGAACACCACCGCAGACAGTGGAGATGCCGAGGATGAGATCGAATACATAAAAGAGCGTATTCTCTTCACAGACGTGGCATCCCTTCTGCCCTCCATCTCCCTGGAGCAGCATGGAACAGTCACGCCCTTCATACAGGGTATCCCCAGTGGTGTTGTGGCCCCGACGGCCCTGCAGGTGTTCACAGTGCAGCTCAGCACGGTGTTGCAGTTTGTAGACCTTCACAAGGTTGCCCTGAAGCAGCCAAAGAAGTTTGCCGCGGAGGCCAAGAGGTTCAGCGACGACACAGTACAAGACGCGCCCTGCACGGATGTCGTGCAAAAGTGCGAATACAATCTTGTCTGCAAGTTACCACCCAACCTTGAGACGCTCAAATTTTGTGCGCTGTTGTGGCGCTTGTGGACTCAGCGCCTCCACGAACTTGGTCGCCCACTTGAGAACCCCGCCGCCCACTACGCAGAGCCGCACTAAGAGCACACCGGTGCCCGTTAGCGCTCGATCCGCATGTGTTCTATCTCTGCCCTGAGCGTTTTATTTCTGCCGCGCTTGTATTTCGCATCGCTCGTTTCGCCCCCGCGGGCTGAAGGAGGAACACGCTGCGTGATTCAACTTGACCTCGGgacccttccctcttcctcgatGGCGCGCGGACAACTCAGCGCGGCATCATAATCTAGTATCTGCTCCCCGTAGGGAAGCTAGGCAAGCCCCCCTACCCccgccaatgccgaaccaccCCTCTGGCACTGGCGGGCTCAAGACCCACAGCGTGAGGAAGTCAGAGAAATGTATGGCcactgatgtcggcggcccgGTCCTGAATGGTGTTGCGACAaagcgacctgcgacagtgcacacgcctgcgccacccatATGACAGGCAGGGCGTCAGCGCGATTCGACCGTGTCTCCCCGGGCCCCCACTCTTCCCTCTGGGAAGGGGCCCCTGGGCCACGCTAAGGGACGCCCcgggaggagtgggggggcGGCCGCGTGGCAAGCTGCGGAACGTATTCGCCGGGTTTCGGGCAGGGGCCATGCCCAGATGACGGGGCCGCCACGCGGCGGGCCAAAGGCAGAGTGGAATTCGAGCGCGCGTCCTCCGTCGCAGAGCAAATACGTACTTTTCTCCAACCCGTCGCTTCGCCATGCCCAACGAATACCCGCACAAAACCACAGCCCACCCCCCGCTGCGAAGCGACTGAAAGGGGGCCGGCTCAGCCAACACCGCTtggcggcgccactgcatACAGTGCAAGCCAggaccgaaaaaaaaaactcgGCAGGTTGGCGCCCATAACCGCCGGCGCGGGCCGCCAGGCGCTATCATGACAGCGGGCCTGCCCTGGCACAGCCCCAGCCCACACCTGGCGGCCGGCCCCGCGCGCCTGCGCGGGCGTCCCCAGGGGCAAACggcccgcccccccctcctaaAGACGGAACGACCACTACCCCACACGCCAACCCCTCCAGGAACCGGCACCGCGCATGGCGAAAATCCTCGCCGCAAACGCCGGCGCGTGGCAGCCATCCGAAGATGATTTCCGCAGCGCACTTGCGCAACTGCACAGAAAGGATTCCGTTCGCCATGCAATCGAGTCAGCCCAAGCCACCGTCGCGGACCAAAGCCCACCGCATTCGTGCGCAGACACAAAAGCACGCCTCCTGGCAAGGCATCTACTACTGCACGTGCTGACAAAATCTGACAACACGCAAGCTGAGCGTCTGCTttggaagagagaagtgcatCTGCCCATCTCAAAGTATGGAAAGCCGCTCACCGCATCGTACCGAGACGGACATTACAGTGTCACGCACGTGGCTGAGTGGGTGTGCTGCGCCCGTTCCCCAGCTGCTCCCCTAGGAGTTGACATAGCCACTGTACTTCCGCATGACAGTGTACTATTTTCACTTTTCTTGTCAGAGGAAGAACTTGTACGAACAGAAGCCGTGCCGCGCAAGCAGTGGCCGCTTCTATTTGCGCTTTTCTGGACCTTAAAGGAATGTGTGCTAAAGGCCCTCGGCTTGGGACTCTCAACGAAGCTGCAAATGTGCGATATTTCCCTGGACAACATTGGGCTGGAAAACATCTCAGTCGTGTCGAACGCGCAACCTGGTACCATACATATCGCTTCAAAGCACCATATGATGCTCTCACTTCGGGGTAACGCTAATCAGCGATGGTCTTACTCATGCTTCATGCTCCCCGGGGACCCTTCTCATATGGTatcagcagtgctgcaggaagaggcggtggatgATGCTATGGAAGTATTGTTTGTGTCTCCACAAACTGCGCTCCAGGATTAGCATATGGAGAGGCTCACTCCCCGTAGCCGCACTATTCTATACATACTATTACGACATCTGAGCTTAAACACAAAATTGCGAGCGTAAGCAATGACTTATAGCTTTGTGAAGGGCATTACCATTCGTATCGTTTCCATGCCACCCATTCTGAAAAATTAGCCGAATGAGGAAATGACTTAATGGAAgctcccctttccttgcAGTGATGGGCCCTTTGAAGATTGTAATGAACGCATCTCGGGTGCTGATCGTCATTATCTGCTTGTCCTCTACGAATTGCTCAGCACATCTCACCATCTCACTTTGCTTTGCCTTTTTCCGAATCAAGGCTCCTCTCTAAGTTTGCTAACGCTTTTTTGTGTGCTTATTCCACCAGCACCAAGCGAGTAAACCACATCCCGCTGCCgcacaaaaagaaaatgcAACCCCTTAGAAATCTCTCACGACGCTTCCCTCTGCGATCTGTATCCACAGAAGGATCATCCTGTGCACGTTGGAAGTATTCACCACGATCCAGAGCAGAGTTTTGGGGACTTGTACTCGGATCATGTGTCTTTCCTATTTCTGTCTTTATCATGAACTGGTATGAAAACCGTAAACTAGAGAAATTGGAGCTCGCTCCGGACTTTCAGTCAATGCAGTCTGTGTCTCTAAAGCCAAAGACGCAGCTTGGGGGTCCGTTTCGATTGCGGGAAAGCCGAACCGGGAAGTACATAACCAATGATAAACTCTTCCAGGACAAGTGGACGCTGCTGTACTTTGGCTTTTCCAAGTGTGCTGAGATTTGCCCCAGTACACTGAAGTTCATCTCCGAGGTGATGAGAGTCTGCGATGCTAAATACGGCCCTGATTCTGAGCTGGCCgcagaagaaagaaaacTTCAGGCTGTATTCCTTAGTATCGATTTTATTCGTGACAACCCAGAGGTCGTTGAGCAATTAGTGCGCAAATACGATCCACGTGTTCGCGGGCTGTGCGGGACACGGGAGGAGGTAGATGCGGCTGCACGTGCTTGGAGAGTGTACTACTCGTCTGTGGACGAGACATCTGAGGAGCGCGACGCTCGGGAAGCGGCCGGTGTGGCAGTGCCGGAAATTGACGACACCTATCAGCTGGATCACAGCAGTGCCATTTACCTGGTCGGACCAGATGGAAAAATGAAGGACTTTTTCTTCAAGGAAATGGGAGTGGAAGACATTGTAAGCCGAGTCGGAATTCATTACAGTGACATTTACGGCTTCAGTGATACACGTCAGACTCCGCGGAAGTGATCATGTCACGCAAAAGTACTGCTTGCCCTTTGTCATGCTTTCTAACTTTTTGCCATCAAGCACCAGCGCCTTTTTGTTGATTATTTGATTAATCCTTATCCACGGTATACTGTACTGTCACACTCAAACGCGCCCATCCGTATACGGCTTGTCGCTCCCAGCTACAAAATCATCTAGACCATTTGAACATGTTACGAGGCTGTCAAGCGAAAAGCCCGTTGTTGCTTCTTCCATCACTGAACGAAAAGTTTAGAATGCATCTCTACATGACACGAAGCTGAGGTGGTCTGCGCCAAAGCTAATCACGCTCCGGTGGAAACATATCAAAAAGCtgcaccctctcctccactctgATCTCATGTTATACCctgcttttctcttgttAATGCATCgcttccttcttttcctttgatTGGCAGAGAAAGTGAGGTGGTCGGCACGCAACTCCCACCAAGTCTGTCTCACATCTCTGTCTTTCCTAATCGCAACAGCACAAGGTATCAACAAGAGACTACCTTTCCGAATAGCTTTGGAAGCTACGCGCAGCGTCTTGTCTTTTCAGATCAAGCTACGCATGAGCAACATAGAACTGTAATAGAAATAGCGACGTCTCCGTTTGTCATCCCACACATTCATGGAAAACGAATATATAACATGAATCGCTCGAAATGGTCATTGCGGCGTCTTATTCTGGGTCTCAGCGTTGA
This window contains:
- a CDS encoding hypothetical protein (TriTrypDB/GeneDB-style sysID: LpmP.20.5000); translation: MSLLSSRGVTPPAPAFSAAAKDAPQAPRNFRRAAVLTYRTAPHPSDSIEGIFEALLMLAADQLDPNGEVRESSASRAEKRGWLGRAWRHVVNYASSNLWQMHQADFLKAFSRQLELNPAEESSTVMVSCQCFMVSGGKLHFGSLFATNCGLYFCSCTPETALAAATAAEYDASSNTTADSGDAEDEIEYIKERILFTDVASLLPSISLEQHGTVTPFIQGIPSGVVAPTALQVFTVQLSTVLQFVDLHKVALKQPKKFAAEAKRFSDDTVQDAPCTDVVQKCEYNLVCKLPPNLETLKFCALLWRLWTQRLHELGRPLENPAAHYAEPH
- a CDS encoding phosphopantetheinyl transferase-like protein (TriTrypDB/GeneDB-style sysID: LpmP.20.5010), which codes for MAKILAANAGAWQPSEDDFRSALAQLHRKDSVRHAIESAQATVADQSPPHSCADTKARLLARHLLLHVLTKSDNTQAERLLWKREVHLPISKYGKPLTASYRDGHYSVTHVAEWVCCARSPAAPLGVDIATVLPHDSVLFSLFLSEEELVRTEAVPRKQWPLLFALFWTLKECVLKALGLGLSTKLQMCDISLDNIGLENISVVSNAQPGTIHIASKHHMMLSLRGNANQRWSYSCFMLPGDPSHMVSAVLQEEAVDDAMEVLFVSPQTALQD
- a CDS encoding cytochrome c oxidase assembly factor-like protein (TriTrypDB/GeneDB-style sysID: LpmP.20.5020), giving the protein MNWYENRKLEKLELAPDFQSMQSVSLKPKTQLGGPFRLRESRTGKYITNDKLFQDKWTLLYFGFSKCAEICPSTLKFISEVMRVCDAKYGPDSELAAEERKLQAVFLSIDFIRDNPEVVEQLVRKYDPRVRGLCGTREEVDAAARAWRVYYSSVDETSEERDAREAAGVAVPEIDDTYQLDHSSAIYLVGPDGKMKDFFFKEMGVEDIVSRVGIHYSDIYGFSDTRQTPRK